The proteins below come from a single Streptomyces sp. B3I8 genomic window:
- a CDS encoding NAD(P)/FAD-dependent oxidoreductase produces MAEEHAVIRAQDGLSRRSFATAAGTAAAATALTAGTATALSAGTATALPAAAPAAPAAPAAPGPDFDRCLSVARALLVLDSDDHPLVPRYHRVLHDGLPTGRRTRPKNVLVIGAGPAGLVAAWLLREAGHRVTVLEANGNRAGGRIKTFRKGGHEGAEQPFADPRQYAEAGAMRIPGSHTLVMELIDKFGLKKRPFHYVDVDSEGRPANHTWLHVNGIRVRRADYARAPRRVNRSFGVPRAHWDTPAATILRSVLDPVRDEFSTVGHDGKRVDKPLPERLRGWARVVQRFGDWSMFRFLTEHAGLDERTVDLIGTLENLTSRLPLSFIHSFIGSSLISPDTPFYELTGGTAVLPDALLERVRKDVRFDRRVTRIEYHHPDRPSGNTEHVRDKGPHVWVDTVSEGREGPVVREQFTADVAVVTVPFAGLRHVQIDPPMSYGKRRAVCELHHDSATKVLLEFSRRWWEFDEADWKRELRAIDPDLYDAYRTGRAASDGSLLGAHPSVPDGHITAGQRTHYAANRAVARDEPEAVHVVGGGSVSDNANRFMFHPSHPVPGSAGGVVLASYSWADDAMRWDSLDDEARYPHALCGLQQVYGRRVEVFYTGAGRTQSWLRDPYAYGEASVLLPGQHTELLHTIPVHEGPLHFAGDHTSVKPAWIEGAVESAVRVALEIHTGTHG; encoded by the coding sequence ATGGCTGAAGAACACGCGGTGATCCGCGCACAGGACGGTCTTTCCCGCAGGAGCTTCGCGACGGCGGCGGGGACCGCCGCGGCGGCGACCGCCCTCACCGCGGGAACCGCCACGGCTCTGTCCGCGGGAACCGCCACGGCATTGCCCGCGGCAGCGCCGGCGGCCCCCGCAGCACCGGCCGCACCCGGCCCCGACTTCGACCGCTGTCTCTCCGTCGCCCGCGCACTGCTCGTGCTCGACTCCGACGACCACCCCCTCGTCCCGCGCTACCACCGCGTCCTTCACGACGGACTGCCCACCGGGCGACGTACGCGGCCCAAGAACGTCCTGGTCATCGGCGCCGGCCCGGCCGGGCTGGTGGCCGCCTGGCTGCTGCGGGAGGCCGGTCACCGGGTGACGGTGCTGGAGGCCAACGGCAACCGTGCGGGCGGACGCATCAAGACCTTCCGCAAGGGCGGCCACGAGGGCGCCGAGCAGCCCTTCGCCGACCCCCGCCAGTACGCCGAAGCGGGCGCGATGCGCATCCCCGGCAGCCACACCCTGGTGATGGAGCTGATCGACAAGTTCGGCCTGAAGAAGCGGCCCTTCCATTACGTCGACGTCGACTCCGAGGGACGTCCCGCCAACCACACCTGGCTCCACGTCAACGGCATCCGCGTGCGGCGCGCCGACTACGCCCGCGCGCCCCGGCGGGTCAACCGGTCCTTCGGTGTCCCCCGGGCCCACTGGGACACTCCCGCCGCCACCATCCTGCGTTCCGTGCTGGACCCGGTGCGCGACGAGTTCAGCACCGTCGGCCACGACGGCAAGCGGGTCGACAAGCCGCTTCCGGAGCGGCTGCGGGGCTGGGCGCGCGTGGTGCAGCGGTTCGGCGACTGGTCGATGTTCCGCTTCCTGACCGAACACGCCGGCCTCGACGAGCGGACTGTCGACCTGATCGGCACCCTGGAGAACCTCACCTCACGGCTTCCCCTGTCCTTCATCCACAGCTTCATCGGGTCCTCCCTCATCAGCCCCGACACCCCCTTCTACGAACTGACGGGCGGCACGGCCGTACTGCCGGACGCCCTCCTGGAACGGGTACGCAAGGACGTGCGGTTCGACCGGCGGGTCACGCGCATCGAGTACCACCACCCCGACCGCCCCTCCGGCAACACCGAGCACGTCCGGGACAAGGGCCCGCACGTGTGGGTCGACACCGTCTCCGAGGGCCGCGAAGGCCCTGTCGTACGCGAGCAGTTCACGGCGGACGTCGCCGTGGTCACGGTGCCGTTCGCCGGACTGCGTCACGTACAGATCGACCCGCCCATGTCCTACGGCAAGCGCCGCGCGGTCTGCGAACTGCATCACGACAGCGCGACCAAGGTGCTGCTCGAATTCAGCCGCCGCTGGTGGGAGTTCGACGAGGCCGACTGGAAGCGCGAGCTGCGTGCCATCGACCCGGACCTGTACGACGCCTACCGCACCGGCCGCGCCGCCTCGGACGGCAGCCTGCTCGGCGCCCACCCCTCCGTGCCCGACGGGCACATCACGGCGGGCCAGCGCACTCACTACGCCGCCAACCGCGCGGTCGCGCGCGACGAGCCGGAGGCGGTCCACGTCGTGGGGGGCGGCTCGGTGTCGGACAACGCCAACCGGTTCATGTTCCACCCCTCCCACCCGGTTCCGGGCAGCGCGGGAGGCGTGGTGCTGGCCTCCTACAGCTGGGCCGACGACGCCATGCGCTGGGACTCCCTGGACGACGAGGCGCGGTACCCGCACGCCCTGTGCGGTCTCCAGCAGGTCTACGGGCGGCGCGTCGAGGTGTTCTACACCGGCGCCGGACGCACCCAGAGCTGGCTGCGCGACCCCTACGCCTACGGGGAGGCATCCGTGCTCCTGCCCGGCCAGCACACGGAGTTGCTGCACACCATCCCCGTACACGAAGGGCCGCTGCACTTCGCCGGGGACCACACGTCGGTCAAGCCGGCGTGGATCGAGGGAGCCGTGGAGTCCGCGGTGCGGGTCGCCCTGGAGATCCACACGGGCACGCACGGGTGA
- a CDS encoding NAD-binding lipoprotein, giving the protein MTQRRTPFGARARYWFDSTLARGTSALFGWMVLLCLGVVVPASAVLVWTDPAAPASLTGRLALVWHLTGETLRLGGTTGTPLRMLMSVLLALIALLYVSTLVGLITTALTERLTALRRGRSTVLEQGHAVILGWSEQVFTVVGELVAANANQRRAAVAVLADRDKTAMEEALATKVGALGRTRLICRSGPTTDPAVLALASPATAGVVLVLPHDEPDADAEVVKTLLALRAALAGQGNQPLVVAAVRDDRYRLAAALAAGPGGVVLESDTVTARMIVQAARRSGLSLVHQELLDFAGDEFYLVAEPSLTGRQFGDALLSYATSSVVGVMRGDTPLLSPPPHTLLLPDDLLIVLTRDDDTARPEDCAEPAEEAAMTSGPPTPARPERVLLLGWNRRAPLIVEQLRRRSRPGSVVDVVADSGGATARQIDEAAGTTGTTKTTGTDKTIETAVNETHEPTETTEPTEPTEPTETEEADEAVQSAETDTRGDTAPTPAPTPPLGPAPTPPLTLTLHRGDITRPDTLHRLDVHSYDSVIVLGQDSAPGQPPEDPDNRTLITLLLLRRLEEATGRPLPVVTELIDDRNRALAPISPGADVIISGKLIGLLMAQISQNRHLAAVFEELFSADGAGVRLRPAGDYVLPGCETSFATVVAAARRRGECAIGYRSQDGSSTGPGYGLRINPHKAERRRWTAEDEVVVVGQD; this is encoded by the coding sequence ATGACGCAGCGGCGCACTCCGTTCGGCGCGAGAGCCCGTTACTGGTTCGACAGCACGCTGGCCCGCGGCACCTCCGCCCTCTTCGGCTGGATGGTGCTGCTGTGCCTGGGCGTCGTCGTCCCGGCCAGCGCGGTGCTGGTGTGGACCGACCCCGCCGCACCGGCGTCCCTGACGGGACGGCTGGCGCTCGTGTGGCACCTCACCGGGGAGACGCTGCGGCTGGGCGGCACGACGGGCACACCGCTGCGCATGCTGATGTCGGTACTGCTCGCTCTGATCGCCCTGCTGTACGTCTCGACGCTCGTCGGTCTGATCACAACAGCGCTCACGGAGCGGCTCACCGCGCTGCGACGGGGCCGGTCCACCGTGCTCGAACAGGGGCACGCCGTGATCCTGGGGTGGTCGGAGCAGGTCTTCACGGTGGTCGGCGAGCTGGTGGCCGCCAACGCCAACCAACGGCGTGCGGCGGTGGCCGTACTGGCCGACCGGGACAAGACCGCGATGGAGGAGGCCCTGGCCACGAAGGTGGGCGCCCTCGGCCGTACGCGGCTGATCTGCCGCAGCGGTCCCACCACCGACCCGGCCGTGCTCGCCCTGGCCAGCCCCGCCACGGCCGGTGTCGTACTGGTCCTGCCCCATGACGAACCCGACGCCGACGCCGAGGTGGTGAAGACACTGCTGGCGCTCAGGGCGGCCCTGGCCGGGCAGGGGAACCAGCCGCTCGTCGTCGCCGCCGTCCGGGACGACCGCTACCGCCTGGCCGCCGCTCTCGCCGCCGGGCCGGGCGGCGTCGTCCTGGAGAGCGACACCGTCACCGCCCGGATGATCGTGCAGGCCGCCCGCCGCTCCGGGCTCTCCCTCGTCCACCAGGAACTCCTCGACTTCGCAGGCGACGAGTTCTACCTGGTCGCCGAACCCTCCCTGACCGGCCGCCAGTTCGGAGACGCACTCCTCTCCTACGCGACGTCGAGCGTGGTCGGGGTGATGCGCGGAGACACTCCCCTGCTCAGCCCGCCGCCGCACACGCTCCTGCTCCCGGACGACCTGCTCATCGTCCTCACCCGTGACGACGACACGGCCCGGCCCGAGGACTGCGCGGAGCCGGCCGAGGAGGCGGCGATGACTTCCGGTCCCCCGACTCCCGCGCGGCCGGAGCGGGTCCTGCTGCTGGGCTGGAACCGCCGGGCGCCGCTCATAGTCGAGCAGTTGCGCCGTCGCAGTCGGCCCGGGTCGGTCGTCGACGTGGTGGCGGACAGCGGCGGAGCGACGGCACGGCAGATCGACGAGGCCGCCGGAACCACCGGAACCACCAAAACCACCGGAACCGACAAGACAATCGAGACCGCCGTCAACGAAACCCACGAACCCACCGAAACCACAGAACCCACTGAACCCACTGAACCCACCGAAACCGAAGAAGCCGACGAAGCCGTCCAGTCCGCCGAGACCGATACTCGCGGCGACACCGCCCCCACCCCCGCCCCGACCCCACCCCTGGGCCCGGCCCCGACCCCGCCCCTGACCCTGACCCTGCACCGCGGGGACATCACCCGTCCCGACACCCTTCACCGCCTGGACGTCCACTCCTACGACAGCGTCATCGTGCTCGGCCAGGACTCCGCTCCCGGACAGCCGCCGGAAGACCCGGACAACCGCACGCTCATCACCCTCCTGCTCCTGCGCCGACTGGAGGAAGCCACCGGGCGCCCACTGCCGGTCGTCACCGAACTGATCGACGACCGCAACCGGGCACTGGCACCCATCAGCCCCGGAGCCGACGTGATCATCAGCGGCAAGCTCATAGGCCTGCTGATGGCGCAGATCAGCCAGAACCGGCACCTGGCGGCGGTGTTCGAGGAGTTGTTCTCCGCGGACGGCGCCGGGGTCCGCCTGCGGCCGGCCGGCGACTACGTACTGCCGGGGTGCGAGACGTCCTTCGCCACGGTCGTGGCCGCGGCACGCCGCCGCGGCGAATGCGCCATCGGCTACCGGAGCCAGGACGGCTCCTCGACGGGCCCCGGCTACGGTCTGCGGATCAACCCGCACAAGGCCGAGCGACGCCGCTGGACGGCCGAGGACGAGGTGGTCGTGGTCGGCCAGGATTGA
- a CDS encoding NIPSNAP family protein, producing the protein MPRTTQLRTYTVREGMLDEWVERWRGDIVPLRLKLGFEIGGAWVDRERNQFVWLISYEGPETFAERSALYWASPEREAMGLDPDDYLVHTDDRTVEERY; encoded by the coding sequence ATGCCCAGGACTACTCAGCTGCGTACATACACCGTCCGTGAAGGGATGCTCGACGAGTGGGTCGAGCGGTGGCGCGGTGACATCGTGCCGCTGCGGCTGAAGTTGGGCTTCGAGATCGGCGGGGCTTGGGTGGACCGGGAGCGCAACCAGTTCGTCTGGCTGATCTCCTACGAGGGCCCGGAGACCTTCGCCGAGCGCAGCGCGCTGTACTGGGCGTCGCCCGAGCGAGAGGCGATGGGCCTCGACCCGGACGACTACCTCGTACACACCGACGACCGTACGGTCGAGGAACGTTACTGA
- a CDS encoding EcsC family protein — translation MSNSHQPDSLPSKYELEVWESIQQYKGRPLSQAMQNAGEHVANGVAQLGKRAAKQLEKHPRAVSAVSRGQDFVAKGASKAGAKARDAAEHMPEWGGTAVQSVRKTVGKLSRAGLSPKRVVTLHNKRGHEITALSDVRRMDLEEVEKVRGRGASWYYPIAAALSGAGAGLAITGGQLAIPASGGAAAAPSAGAIAGAFTADTAVVLGLSSRAVGQISLFYGYDPEEPSEKLFIMSVVNLGTASSATAKNAAMADISKLTQALFRGKSWDVLNNAFITKVAEKFTKAFGVRLTKKGLGKAVPAFGIVVGSTLNWATLEGIVDAAEMAYRRRFLLEKYPYLAEEEVPVSFTDPDDDAPDNADEKISIVDEIIEEGGPDLR, via the coding sequence ATGAGCAACTCGCACCAGCCCGATTCGCTGCCCTCGAAGTACGAACTCGAGGTATGGGAGTCCATCCAGCAGTACAAGGGCCGACCCTTGTCACAGGCGATGCAGAACGCCGGCGAGCACGTGGCCAACGGCGTCGCGCAACTGGGCAAGCGGGCCGCCAAGCAGTTGGAGAAGCACCCCCGTGCCGTGTCGGCGGTCTCGCGAGGTCAGGATTTCGTCGCCAAGGGCGCGTCCAAGGCCGGAGCGAAGGCACGCGACGCCGCCGAGCACATGCCGGAATGGGGCGGCACCGCCGTGCAGTCCGTGCGGAAGACGGTGGGGAAACTTTCGCGCGCGGGGCTTTCCCCCAAGCGGGTCGTGACGCTCCACAACAAGCGCGGGCACGAGATCACCGCGCTCTCCGACGTGCGCCGCATGGACCTCGAAGAGGTCGAGAAGGTCCGCGGTCGGGGGGCGAGTTGGTACTACCCCATCGCGGCGGCACTCTCGGGCGCGGGCGCCGGTCTCGCGATCACCGGAGGACAGCTCGCCATCCCCGCCTCCGGAGGCGCCGCCGCGGCGCCGTCGGCCGGTGCGATCGCGGGGGCGTTCACGGCGGACACCGCGGTCGTCCTCGGCCTCTCCTCCCGGGCAGTCGGCCAGATCTCCCTCTTCTACGGCTACGACCCCGAAGAGCCGTCCGAGAAGCTGTTCATCATGTCGGTCGTCAACCTCGGAACCGCGAGTTCGGCCACCGCCAAGAACGCTGCGATGGCCGACATCTCGAAGCTCACCCAGGCGCTTTTCCGGGGCAAGTCCTGGGACGTCCTGAACAACGCGTTCATCACCAAGGTCGCCGAGAAGTTCACCAAGGCCTTCGGCGTCCGTCTCACCAAGAAGGGGCTCGGCAAGGCCGTACCCGCCTTCGGCATCGTCGTCGGCTCCACCCTGAACTGGGCGACGCTGGAAGGGATCGTGGACGCGGCCGAGATGGCGTACCGACGCCGGTTCCTCCTGGAGAAGTACCCGTACCTCGCCGAGGAGGAGGTACCCGTGTCGTTCACCGACCCGGACGACGACGCCCCGGACAACGCCGACGAGAAGATCAGCATCGTCGATGAAATCATCGAAGAGGGCGGCCCCGACCTCCGCTGA
- a CDS encoding AAA family ATPase yields the protein MVLQIMLALVAVLLGIATNYATSTDDAPWALEVIRRGSVPAVGVLILAMVVGQVVVYRLENPEPERTDWPRDRIPYPGLDAYAEDEAAVYFGREAQAAELTRRLHVSANSPADRCLLLTGASGSGKSSLVRAGVMPRLRRRRWTIVPTFAPGPNPLGSLAASLSVAGGGRESASTVLRRLRQGPDSLAAEVARLRGGQFRRVLLVIDQFEELVTLAGEREQAQFLEALHTCLRQEPSVRVLAACRVDLLGRLLDTGHAEMLQHPVAIGTLSRAQLAQVVERPAALVGIDFAPGLVATIVDDTGTDDALPLLAYLLQELYFDCGPGGTVTEEAYHRLGGVAGALARQADSTVAALGSPDGIESALRVLLRFVTLEEHDLARRPVRLSELTDRERQVVDAFIDARLIRSDATSAASATTTALSDAYAEVTHEALFRQWAPLRQEAEARAERLRERAELERWARDWERAGHSADYLLTGERLTVAQRWLRALEEAGQASAPARALVDASQRRDSAFLGRISDSIGRQVLASAETEPERALLLSLAALGECAPTPAARRGLLTALAAGHLRTVLDGHTDTVRNVAWSTDGRLLATASRDGTARLWDAESGRPLRVLPCDGAMVESVSFSPDAAHLATAGRDQVVRVWDTASGEPVRQLTGAGDIGRQVAWSPDGARIAATFKDKVVRVWEAGTGRLVHALTGHTDDVWGVAWAPDGARIATASHDRTVIIWDAATGAAKAALVGHTEFVEGIVWSPDGKLLATGSGDLTSRIWDARTGALRLLLRGHTDYVWNPSFSPDGRLLATPSSDRTVRIVSTEDAKVVAVLRGHSDTVWSVAWSPSGTRLATASTDGTGRVWDLNPKGAESVLVHGHDGPVHQAVWSGDQTRLATASDDGTARIWDAENGTPAGPTTVLGERVWSVAWAAHGDRLALSTADGLFRVLDGTGRTVFEARGEPVEGCAWAPDARRVATGGHDGTVRLLSAVDGTELAKLTGHQDWVGRVAWSSSGRKLASCSDDRTCRLWDTADGTLLTVLRGHGNYVEDAAWSPDEERVATASGDWTAAVWDAATGRRIDVLKGHEGRVRTVSWSPDGSRLATGSDDRTVRLWSATTYEELAVVGVHRDKVTSVAWSRDGARLLTASADGTARIWPADPDFERLEARARGRVFRTLDAEERRQHLLPPDSADSQ from the coding sequence GTGGTCCTTCAGATCATGCTCGCCCTCGTCGCCGTTCTGCTCGGTATCGCCACCAACTACGCCACCAGTACGGACGACGCGCCCTGGGCCCTGGAGGTCATCCGGCGCGGTTCCGTGCCCGCCGTGGGTGTGCTCATTCTGGCCATGGTCGTCGGTCAGGTGGTCGTGTACCGGCTGGAGAATCCCGAGCCCGAACGGACCGACTGGCCCCGTGACCGCATCCCGTACCCGGGACTTGACGCCTACGCCGAGGACGAGGCGGCCGTCTACTTCGGCCGGGAGGCACAGGCCGCCGAACTCACGCGGAGACTGCATGTCTCCGCGAACTCCCCGGCGGACCGGTGCCTGCTGCTGACCGGGGCCTCCGGCAGCGGCAAGTCCTCTCTCGTCCGGGCCGGGGTCATGCCCCGGCTCCGGCGGCGCCGCTGGACGATCGTGCCGACGTTCGCCCCCGGACCGAACCCGCTCGGCTCGCTGGCCGCATCCTTGTCCGTGGCCGGCGGCGGCCGGGAGTCGGCGAGCACCGTGCTGCGGCGGCTCCGGCAGGGGCCGGACAGTCTCGCCGCCGAGGTGGCACGGCTGCGCGGCGGACAGTTCCGGCGGGTGCTGCTCGTCATCGACCAGTTCGAGGAACTCGTCACCCTCGCGGGCGAGCGGGAGCAGGCTCAGTTCCTCGAGGCACTGCATACCTGCCTGCGACAGGAACCCTCCGTCCGGGTACTGGCCGCCTGCCGGGTGGACCTCCTGGGGCGACTGCTCGACACCGGGCACGCCGAGATGCTGCAACACCCCGTGGCCATCGGCACGTTGAGCCGGGCACAGCTCGCCCAGGTCGTCGAGCGGCCTGCCGCCCTGGTGGGCATCGACTTCGCCCCCGGTCTCGTAGCGACGATCGTGGACGACACCGGCACCGACGACGCGTTACCCCTCCTCGCCTATCTCCTCCAGGAGTTGTACTTCGACTGCGGGCCCGGCGGCACGGTCACCGAGGAGGCGTACCACCGGCTCGGGGGCGTCGCGGGGGCACTGGCGCGGCAGGCCGACAGCACCGTGGCCGCTCTTGGCTCGCCCGACGGCATCGAGTCCGCTCTGCGGGTGCTCCTGAGGTTCGTCACTCTGGAGGAACACGACCTCGCGCGCCGCCCCGTACGGCTGAGCGAACTCACCGACCGGGAGCGGCAGGTGGTGGATGCGTTCATCGACGCGCGTCTCATCCGATCCGACGCGACCTCGGCGGCGTCGGCGACCACCACCGCCCTCTCGGATGCGTACGCCGAGGTGACGCACGAGGCGCTGTTCCGGCAATGGGCCCCGCTCCGGCAAGAAGCGGAGGCGCGCGCGGAACGGTTGCGTGAGCGCGCCGAGTTGGAGCGGTGGGCCCGGGACTGGGAGCGGGCCGGCCACAGCGCGGACTACCTCCTCACCGGTGAGCGGCTCACCGTCGCCCAGCGGTGGCTGAGGGCGTTGGAGGAGGCCGGGCAGGCGTCGGCGCCCGCACGCGCGCTCGTCGACGCGTCACAGCGTCGGGACTCGGCCTTCCTCGGCCGGATCTCCGACAGCATCGGCCGGCAGGTCCTGGCGAGCGCGGAGACGGAACCCGAGCGCGCCCTGTTGCTCTCCCTGGCCGCGCTCGGCGAGTGCGCGCCGACACCGGCCGCACGGCGCGGACTGCTGACGGCACTGGCTGCCGGACACCTCCGTACGGTGCTCGACGGGCACACGGACACGGTCCGGAACGTCGCGTGGTCCACCGACGGACGGCTGCTGGCCACCGCGTCGCGGGACGGCACGGCACGGCTGTGGGACGCGGAGTCGGGTCGCCCTCTGCGTGTGCTGCCGTGCGACGGGGCCATGGTCGAGTCGGTGTCCTTCTCCCCCGACGCGGCACACCTGGCCACCGCGGGCCGCGACCAGGTCGTACGAGTCTGGGACACCGCCTCCGGTGAACCGGTACGGCAGCTCACCGGTGCCGGGGACATCGGCCGGCAGGTGGCGTGGTCACCGGACGGGGCACGGATCGCCGCCACGTTCAAGGACAAGGTCGTCCGGGTGTGGGAGGCCGGCACCGGACGGCTCGTGCACGCGCTCACCGGGCACACCGACGACGTCTGGGGCGTGGCCTGGGCCCCGGACGGGGCACGGATCGCCACCGCCTCGCACGACCGGACGGTCATCATCTGGGACGCGGCGACGGGAGCCGCCAAGGCGGCTCTGGTGGGTCACACGGAGTTCGTCGAGGGCATCGTCTGGTCGCCGGACGGAAAGCTGCTGGCCACGGGCTCCGGTGACCTCACCTCCCGCATCTGGGACGCCCGCACCGGCGCACTGCGACTGCTCCTGCGCGGCCACACCGACTACGTGTGGAACCCGTCCTTCTCACCGGACGGACGACTGCTCGCCACCCCGTCCTCCGACCGGACCGTGCGGATCGTGTCCACGGAGGACGCGAAGGTGGTGGCGGTGCTGCGCGGGCACAGCGACACGGTGTGGTCCGTGGCCTGGTCGCCGTCCGGGACCCGGCTCGCCACCGCGTCGACGGACGGCACCGGGCGCGTGTGGGACCTCAACCCGAAGGGTGCCGAGTCCGTGCTGGTCCACGGGCACGACGGCCCGGTCCATCAGGCCGTGTGGTCCGGCGACCAGACCCGTCTCGCCACCGCCTCGGACGACGGCACGGCGCGGATCTGGGACGCGGAAAACGGCACACCCGCCGGACCGACGACGGTGCTGGGCGAACGGGTGTGGAGCGTTGCCTGGGCCGCGCACGGTGACCGCTTGGCCCTCAGCACTGCCGACGGCCTGTTCCGTGTCCTCGACGGAACCGGCCGCACGGTGTTCGAGGCGCGCGGCGAACCCGTCGAGGGATGCGCGTGGGCCCCGGACGCCCGGCGCGTCGCGACCGGCGGCCACGACGGCACCGTACGTCTGTTGTCCGCCGTCGACGGCACGGAGCTGGCCAAGCTGACCGGGCACCAGGACTGGGTGGGGCGGGTGGCATGGTCCTCGAGCGGGCGGAAGCTGGCCAGTTGCTCCGACGACCGCACCTGCCGTCTGTGGGACACCGCCGATGGCACCCTGCTGACGGTGCTGCGCGGACACGGCAACTACGTGGAGGACGCCGCCTGGTCGCCGGACGAGGAGCGGGTCGCCACGGCATCCGGCGACTGGACGGCCGCCGTGTGGGACGCGGCGACGGGCCGGCGCATCGACGTGCTGAAGGGCCATGAGGGACGGGTCCGCACCGTCTCCTGGTCCCCCGACGGCAGTCGCCTCGCAACCGGCTCCGACGACCGCACGGTGCGGCTCTGGTCCGCGACGACGTACGAGGAACTTGCCGTCGTCGGCGTCCACCGGGACAAGGTGACCTCGGTGGCGTGGTCCCGCGACGGCGCACGGCTGCTCACGGCGTCCGCCGATGGCACCGCGCGGATCTGGCCCGCCGATCCCGACTTCGAACGGTTGGAGGCACGAGCACGCGGGCGCGTCTTCCGCACACTGGACGCGGAGGAACGGCGGCAACACCTGCTGCCACCGGATTCCGCCGACAGTCAGTAA
- a CDS encoding AraC family transcriptional regulator, whose protein sequence is MGVDANLEVDVDVDVLSDVISSLRSGRPFANREDRAGTWRIPFAPFAGAGFHIVLNGSCRLLTDDAPPRALDTGDVVLTPHGTQHTLEGAGHTDEVTSLLCGAYRLDRTRSHPLLTTLPEVIHLRAQFGRHPALRSAVSLLGDELRTPRQGTVSALSTLLDLLLVYMLRAWLDDESGSGTPGWSAALADPVVGAALNAMHKDPARAWTVEDLGKEAAMSRAAFARRFTGLVGQPPLAYLTWWRLSVAARLLKNGDTPLDSVARSVGYGSRYAFANAFKRAHGIAPGRYRLRHGGDRQPTRWDPESGMTG, encoded by the coding sequence GTGGGCGTGGACGCAAACCTGGAAGTCGATGTGGACGTGGATGTGCTCAGTGACGTCATCTCCTCCCTCCGCTCCGGCCGGCCGTTCGCCAACCGGGAGGACCGCGCGGGCACGTGGCGCATCCCGTTCGCGCCCTTCGCCGGAGCGGGCTTCCACATCGTGCTGAACGGGTCCTGCAGACTGCTGACGGACGACGCCCCGCCCCGCGCCCTGGACACGGGTGACGTCGTCCTCACCCCGCACGGCACACAGCACACCCTGGAGGGCGCCGGCCACACCGACGAAGTCACTTCCCTGCTCTGCGGCGCCTACCGCCTGGACCGCACGCGGTCCCACCCCCTGCTGACCACACTGCCGGAAGTCATCCACCTGCGCGCGCAGTTCGGGCGCCATCCCGCACTGCGCTCGGCCGTGTCCCTGCTGGGCGACGAACTGCGCACCCCGCGCCAGGGCACCGTCTCCGCCCTGTCCACACTGCTCGACCTGCTGCTCGTCTACATGCTCCGGGCCTGGCTCGACGACGAGTCCGGCAGCGGCACACCCGGCTGGTCCGCGGCGCTGGCCGACCCCGTCGTCGGCGCCGCGCTCAACGCCATGCACAAGGACCCGGCCCGCGCCTGGACGGTGGAGGACCTGGGCAAGGAGGCCGCCATGTCCCGGGCGGCCTTCGCCCGCCGGTTCACCGGCCTGGTGGGGCAGCCGCCACTGGCCTATCTGACCTGGTGGCGCCTGAGCGTCGCCGCCCGCCTGCTCAAGAACGGCGACACCCCCCTCGACTCCGTCGCGCGAAGCGTCGGCTACGGCTCGCGGTACGCCTTCGCCAACGCCTTCAAACGCGCCCACGGCATCGCCCCCGGCCGCTACCGCCTGAGACACGGCGGCGACCGGCAACCGACCCGCTGGGATCCGGAGTCCGGGATGACGGGGTGA
- a CDS encoding MBL fold metallo-hydrolase: MQTFTLGDFEITRITEWHGRFAPADVLFPSLPADAWREHRSWLDPHHWDAASGDYRAHMQTWVLRGQGRTILVDTGLGNHKPRVHPLLADRDGDFLHRLAAIGVRPEDVDTVVNTHLHTDHVGWNTRLVNGEWAPTFPNARYLMHKADFDYWNPANGVTPRSDFADPADSRAGFEDSVLPVHRAGQAVLWDGAAHALDAGLSLRHAPGHTPGSAVLELHSGTDRAFFVGDVVHTPLQFLLPDHDTCLSEDQRQAALTRRRMLERAADTNALVVPAHLGGAGVAEVAREGTDFVIKQWAPLAAPGE; encoded by the coding sequence ATGCAGACTTTCACGCTCGGCGACTTCGAGATCACCCGCATCACCGAGTGGCACGGCCGCTTCGCACCGGCCGACGTGCTGTTCCCCTCCCTCCCCGCCGACGCCTGGCGAGAGCACAGGAGCTGGCTGGACCCGCACCACTGGGACGCCGCGAGCGGTGACTACCGGGCCCACATGCAGACCTGGGTGCTGCGGGGGCAGGGGCGCACGATCCTCGTGGACACCGGGCTGGGCAACCACAAGCCGCGCGTCCACCCCCTGCTGGCCGACCGTGACGGCGACTTCCTGCACCGGCTCGCCGCGATCGGCGTACGGCCCGAGGACGTGGACACGGTCGTCAACACCCACCTGCACACCGACCACGTCGGCTGGAACACCCGGCTGGTGAACGGCGAATGGGCCCCGACGTTCCCGAACGCCCGGTACCTGATGCACAAGGCAGACTTCGACTACTGGAACCCGGCGAACGGCGTCACCCCCAGGTCGGACTTCGCGGACCCCGCCGACAGCAGGGCGGGGTTCGAGGACAGCGTGCTGCCCGTGCACCGGGCCGGTCAGGCCGTCCTGTGGGACGGCGCCGCACACGCGCTCGACGCGGGCCTGTCCCTCCGCCATGCCCCCGGGCACACGCCCGGCTCCGCGGTGCTCGAACTGCACTCCGGTACGGACCGTGCCTTCTTCGTCGGCGACGTCGTCCACACGCCGCTGCAGTTCCTCCTGCCCGACCACGACACCTGCCTGAGCGAGGACCAGCGGCAGGCGGCGCTCACCCGCCGCCGCATGCTGGAGCGGGCAGCGGACACCAACGCCCTCGTCGTCCCGGCCCACCTGGGCGGCGCGGGAGTGGCCGAAGTCGCCCGGGAGGGCACAGACTTCGTCATCAAGCAGTGGGCACCCCTGGCGGCGCCGGGGGAGTGA